The following is a genomic window from Chryseobacterium sp. StRB126.
AAGATAATACGCCTTTGCAATCATCGCAGCAATAGACTGATGTAACAGAGTATTTTTATGCTTGGCCGAAAAATAATCGCTGGTACTGGCCATTTGTGCAGATTTATTTTTACCCCATAAATCAATTTCCCAGCTGGCTTTCAGTGCAAGGCGGCTGATTTGGCTTTCACTCACCAGATTATTGGATGTATTGGCAACCGCACTCACACTTGGGTAAAGATTAGTTCCTGCAATTTCCATCGCCAGTTCAATCTGATTAAGTTTTTCCTTGGCAATAACAATATCGGCATTATACTGCATTCCTTCATTGATAAGCGCTTCCAGCTGAGGCGTCTTAAGATCTGTAATCCAATCATAAGAAAGAGATTTTGAATTGGCATTTCGGTCGAAAATCCAGTCATCCGGAATGATAATATGAGAAGCTATTTCACTGTTTTCCTTCAACTGGTTTATGTTTTCTTGGGTAGGTTCCTTGTAGCCTATGCATGAGCTTAGGCTTACAGCAAGGATTCCTGCCATGATGAATCTTTTGTACATATTAATGAAGTTTAGGAATAATGAAGTTAATTTTACTGCTGATACGTACCATTACTTTACGGATAAGATGTAAAGGTTTAATATGATCTGAATAAATAACCGCCGTTCCTCTTGCCCCAACTGTCAGTTGTTTTTGATGATCTTCCAGAACAAACTTGGCAATCATCTTTCCATCCGTTTCCGGTAACTGTCTTGCAGTATCAGGAAGCCCAGCTGTAGATCCATTTCCACCAAGCATTCCTCCGGCATTGTTCATAATACCCTGGCTGGTAGCGTCAATAACATATTCAAGTTTAGCCTTAACAACCTTTCCAGGTTCTGTTTTAAGAGCCAGTTCTACTTCATCACCATTCTTTACTGCCTCAAGTTCGTTTTGGGCAAAGAACCCAATGACAGACTGTTGCTTCTGAATCAGAACAAAAGCCGATTTAAACGGAGCCATAATAGCCCCTTCATTAAGCTGAACATTAGGAATAATCCCATCGGTAGGGGCTAAAACAACAGTTTGAGACAAGTTCCATTTAGCCTGATCCAGTTTCGCCTGAATTTCCGATACAGAAGAGTTTTCTCCATTATAAGAAGCATTAGACTTTGTTTCAAGAGATTGTTGCTGAGCCTGTGCTGCACTGATACGGGATTGTAAATCCTGAACATTCGTCATCGCCTGTTCCAGATCAAATTTGTTGGCAGCACCGGCTTCCACTAATTCTTTATATTGATTCACTCTCTTGTTGGCTAAATCCAATTGTGATTGTAAACCTGCAATGTTTTTTCTGGATGAAGCAATATCCGTATTGTAAGAGCTTACGGTAGCTTTCATATTGCTGAGTTTTGCTTCCAGAGATTTAATTTCCTGTACATAAGGTTCTCTGTCCAGAACAAATAAGGTGTCTCCTTTTTTAACCTCCTGATTCGTCTTTACATACACCTTTTTCACTTTTCCCAAAACCTGTGTAGTGATATCCACACTTCTGTTTCCGACTTTCACGTCAGAAGTGATGGGACAATAGTAATTAAGGCTTAGTATTAGAGCTATAGATCCAAAAATAGGAAGAGAGTATACCACAACCTGTGTGGTAAATGTCCACGGGATCAGTTTAAATTTTTTGATAAGCAGCCAGCAGATTCCGGCATATATGGCAACGAGTAATTCTAACATCTTGGTTAATTTTCAATTGTGTTAAGTTCTTCCTCCTGTTCTTTGTTAGAAGTATCAGGATTATTTTGGGGTTGATTTTGATTGCCATAATCATAGTTCGCCCAGATTAAAGCAACCGGCCATAAAAGGCCTCCAAAAATAAGAGAGAGGAGGCACATACTTTTTATGGCGTTGAGCTGAGGGTGATTCTTTTTTTCGGCTACTTTCTCCGGATAAATGTGAACTTTCCAGAAAAGGTAGATCCCGGCCAAAGGTAAAACAAGTAAAATGAGCCAGGATGCACCGTCAGCTATATTGTCTTCTATTCCTGTAGATGCCTGAACAAAATTGCATGAGAGTAACAGGCAGAGAAATAAGGATATTCTTTGCATAATATATTGATATAAGGTAATATTTAAAGGTAAAACAAGGAGGTAACTGAACTGTAGATGCCAGTCAGTTAGCTTACATCTTCATGAAGATTAAAGATGATTCAATATGATATATTTTTGTGAATGATATTTTTCTCATTTTTGCTTTTAATAAATTGTTTAACAGTATTTTGATGAAGCAAAAATAGATCGAATAAAGTGAGAAAAAGTATTCCTAAGTTATTTTTTTCTTTCGTTCCTTTTTTTATGAACCCTCGCAGTCATCCTTGAAAGTGAATTGGGGGTAATACCCAGAAAATTGGCAATATATTTCCTATTGGCATTTTGAGAAGTGAAAGGACGGGTTTCCAGAAACTCTTCATATCGTGAATGTGGAGAAGTAGAGCAAAGCTGTTCCGTGCGTACCTTTAGTGTATTAATGATCTGTTTTAAAGATTTTATATAAGCATTGTAAATTCCCCTGTGTTGAAATGCCGCTTCTTCAAATTCAGCTTTGTTAAATAAAAAGATCTGAGATTCTATAACAGCCTCAATCGTATATTTTCTTTCACTTTCTCCTGAAAATGATTCCGGGCTTTCCATAATGGCTGCTTCTTTTTCTGAAGGTAAAAAAAGATTGGTTTCATTACCGTTTTCATCATCAAAGAAAAACCTCAGTAATCCGTTGGAAAGGATAAATAATTGATTAAAAGACTGTCCCGGTTCTGTCAGAGTTTCTTTTTTTTGAAGAAGTCTGGGAGTACTGAGACTGATCAAAACATTAATTTCTTCATCAGATAAATCCTGGAAGAAAACAATATGCTTGAAAGTCTTGAATAGGTCCATTACGGGAGTAAAGATAATCAAAAATCAGATATAGATATTCGTTGCACGATAATAAGGATTTCAAAGAAGTTTTTTTTAGATTTGTTATTACTATAATTTTGATATACAATGAACAATAACCGAAGAAATTTTATCAAAAAACTGGGAATCGCAACTGCGGCATTGGCTGTAAATCCATTGGATCTGATGGCGAAAGAATTACCTGAAAACAATACAGTTATCAATAAACCCATCGTTCTTTCAACCTGGAATTTCGGGATCAAAGCCAATGAAGAGGCCTGGACTATCCTTGGAAAAGGAGGAAAAGCGCTGGATGCTGTTGAAAAAGGAGTTCGTCTGGTAGAGCTGGATCCCAAAGAAAGAAGTGTCGGTTATGGTGGACGTCCTGACAGAGATGGAAGGGTAACATTAGATGCCTGTATTATGGATGATAATTATAATATAGGTTCAGTGGCGTGTCTTGAAAATATTAAAAATCCTATCTCCGTAGCCAGAGCTGTGATGGAAAAAACACCTCACGTCATGTTGGTAGGAGACGGAGCATTACAGTTTGCGCTTTCACAAGGCTTCAAAAAAGAAAATCTTCTCACCGAAGAATCCGAAAAAGAATGGAAAGAATGGCTGAAAACAAGCAAATATAAACCCATTGCCAATATTGAAAATCACGATACCATAGGAATGATCGCCCTTGATGCCAATGGAAATCTTTCCGGAGCCTGTACCACCAGTGGAATGGCTTTCAAGATGCATGGGAGAGTAGGAGATTCCCCTATTATTGGAGCCGGTTTGTTTGTAGATAATGAAGTAGGAGCAGCTACAGCAACTGGACACGGTGAAGAAGTGATAAGAACCGTAGGAACCCATCTTGTGGTAGAATTAATGAGACAGGGAAGAACTCCACAACAAGCCTGTAAAGAAGCTGTAGAAAGAATTGTAAAAATCAATCAGAGAAGAAATAAAAACCTTAAAGATATTCAGGTAGGCTTTATAGCCATCAACAAAAAAGGAGAATATGGAGCTTACTGTATTCAGGACGGATTTAACTTTGCTGTATACGATCAGAAAGGGAACCGCCTTGAAACCCCTGAATTTGCAGTAAAATAATACAAGTTTTATCGCCACGAATGCACTAATAAATTCATTTGTACCTAAAAAACAAGAAAATCTTTGATTTTCCTGCGCCTTTGCGTAAACCAACAAATTAAGACAAATAATTCACAGACAGATAGAATATGAAAAGAACGATTATCGCTTCCCTGTTGTTAGTAATAGGATGTAAAGAAGAAAAAGCAGCAACAGTTACGCAACCGGAACCAGAAGTGAAGGAAAAGGTGGTGTTGCACACGAAGCCTCAGGTAAATGAATCGGAAGAAGCGAAAAAATGGTTAGAAAAAAGTATTACAGATTACTTTAAGTCAGATTTGGCTAATCTGGACAAGAATATGCAGAAAATAACCACTAAGGATTATTATGATTATAAAGGAGATGCCATGAATGTTGATATGGATGTGGACGGAAGTCTTACAGAACAGGAATTCAAAGATAAATGGAAAGGAAAGTTCGATATTAAAAAAGCCGGTATTGGCGTTGGTTTTTTAATTGCAGGGCAGGACTGGTCTACAATAGAGGTGACAAAATGCCAGTTGCTATCTGAAAATGAGAACAGCTACCTATTTGATGTGGTCCTTACCGACAAAGAACCGAAAGCAGTATATCCGATAAAAATAAAAGTAATAAAAGAAAACGGGTCTTTTTTGATTGCTGATGTATTGCAGGATGTTCCTGAATTTAATTAAAAGATAGAAAAATAATGTCAAAAATAGAAATAGCATGCTTTAATCCTGAATCAGCAATGATTGCTTTTGAAAATGGAGCTGACAGAATAGAATTATGTACAGGATTAAGCGAAGGGGGAACAACTCCCGATTTTGAATCTACAAAAGGCTTAAGAGAAAAGATAAACATCCCAATCTTTGTCATGATCCGCCCGAGAGGTGGTGATTTTACTTATTCGGATGCTGAATTTGAGCAGATGAAGAAAGATATAACCGCTTTGAAATCATTGAATGTTGATGGTTTTGTATTCGGTATTCTGGATGAAAACGATGAGGTGAATGTGAAGCAAAATAAAGCATTGCTTGAATTGGCTTCACCACTTCCATGTACATTCCACCGTGCTTTTGACAGAGCAAAAGGGCTGGAAGAAT
Proteins encoded in this region:
- a CDS encoding HlyD family secretion protein; this encodes MLELLVAIYAGICWLLIKKFKLIPWTFTTQVVVYSLPIFGSIALILSLNYYCPITSDVKVGNRSVDITTQVLGKVKKVYVKTNQEVKKGDTLFVLDREPYVQEIKSLEAKLSNMKATVSSYNTDIASSRKNIAGLQSQLDLANKRVNQYKELVEAGAANKFDLEQAMTNVQDLQSRISAAQAQQQSLETKSNASYNGENSSVSEIQAKLDQAKWNLSQTVVLAPTDGIIPNVQLNEGAIMAPFKSAFVLIQKQQSVIGFFAQNELEAVKNGDEVELALKTEPGKVVKAKLEYVIDATSQGIMNNAGGMLGGNGSTAGLPDTARQLPETDGKMIAKFVLEDHQKQLTVGARGTAVIYSDHIKPLHLIRKVMVRISSKINFIIPKLH
- a CDS encoding DUF3302 domain-containing protein; this translates as MQRISLFLCLLLSCNFVQASTGIEDNIADGASWLILLVLPLAGIYLFWKVHIYPEKVAEKKNHPQLNAIKSMCLLSLIFGGLLWPVALIWANYDYGNQNQPQNNPDTSNKEQEEELNTIEN
- a CDS encoding Crp/Fnr family transcriptional regulator; this translates as MDLFKTFKHIVFFQDLSDEEINVLISLSTPRLLQKKETLTEPGQSFNQLFILSNGLLRFFFDDENGNETNLFLPSEKEAAIMESPESFSGESERKYTIEAVIESQIFLFNKAEFEEAAFQHRGIYNAYIKSLKQIINTLKVRTEQLCSTSPHSRYEEFLETRPFTSQNANRKYIANFLGITPNSLSRMTARVHKKRNERKK
- a CDS encoding isoaspartyl peptidase/L-asparaginase family protein, which gives rise to MNNNRRNFIKKLGIATAALAVNPLDLMAKELPENNTVINKPIVLSTWNFGIKANEEAWTILGKGGKALDAVEKGVRLVELDPKERSVGYGGRPDRDGRVTLDACIMDDNYNIGSVACLENIKNPISVARAVMEKTPHVMLVGDGALQFALSQGFKKENLLTEESEKEWKEWLKTSKYKPIANIENHDTIGMIALDANGNLSGACTTSGMAFKMHGRVGDSPIIGAGLFVDNEVGAATATGHGEEVIRTVGTHLVVELMRQGRTPQQACKEAVERIVKINQRRNKNLKDIQVGFIAINKKGEYGAYCIQDGFNFAVYDQKGNRLETPEFAVK
- a CDS encoding copper homeostasis protein CutC, with the protein product MSKIEIACFNPESAMIAFENGADRIELCTGLSEGGTTPDFESTKGLREKINIPIFVMIRPRGGDFTYSDAEFEQMKKDITALKSLNVDGFVFGILDENDEVNVKQNKALLELASPLPCTFHRAFDRAKGLEESLEKVIDCGFTTILTSGQKPNVSEGKENLKKLVALSNGRIEILVGGGLRSSNIEDIREATKAGYFHSSAITDGGSFANPDEVVALKNK